CCAGTTATGTGAAGATCGACTTGCGCAAAAACAGCATGATGCGTGTCAAGCAACTTGCTGGAAATCTCAAGCAAAAACTGAAGTGTAAACTGGTTGCCGAAAAAGTAGAAACTCGAGACGAGTTTTCCACCTGCGCGAGTATCGGCTTTGACTATTTTCAGGGCTACTACTTTGCTCAGCCTCAGATTGTAAAGATGGAAAGTCTTGATCCCTCATTGACAAAAGTGCTTGAAATTATCGGGATGCTCAATGCCAATGATACGGAGATGGAAGAAATCATTCGTGCGTTTGCTCAAGCACCGGAATTGGAAATATTGCTTGTCAACTTCCTCAACAGTGGTGCATTTGGTCTGCGTCAGGGGATTCGTTCTATTCGTCATGCGCTGACGCTTTTGGGGCGCAAAAAAGTTGTCAGCTGGCTGATGGTAATGGCTGGCAGTATGGGGCCAACGCATAAGCGCCATCCTGCGCTGATTACGGCGCTGGTTCGTGCTCGTACTATGGAGATCTTGATTGAAGCGTTTGATGATGGCAAGTATCGCAATACGGCGGATAGTGGTTTTTTTGTCGGCATGCTTTCGCTGGTCGATGTTCTGCTTCATGCGCCGAAAGAAGAGATTTTGCGTAACATAAAAGCGCACGATAAAATTCAACAGGCCGTGCTCAAATATGAAGGAACCATGGGGCAAATGTTAGAGGCGATCATTGCGCATGAGCAGGACGATGTGCCGAAGGCATGCGAAATTGTGGAAAATTTATTGATCCCATTCAGTGTGTTCAGCGAAGCAACGCTGCAGGCGTATGTGTGGGCGGACTCACTCCTGAGTGACGGACAATAACCGCTGCACTCGCAAAAGCGGAGTGAGAGCAATACTCAGAAAAGGAGTGCAAATGGCACAAATACTTGATGGTAAAAAAGTTTCTGAAGCGGTTCAACAAGAGTTAGTGCAGGAAGTTGCCGCGCTGGTCGCGCAAGGAAATCGCCCAGGCTTGGCGG
This sequence is a window from Chrysiogenes arsenatis DSM 11915. Protein-coding genes within it:
- a CDS encoding EAL and HDOD domain-containing protein yields the protein MSEHSLARQPILDVNNTIYAYEILFRQNKGLNRMIGEATEGINEQLIRSALGAYSQNDLLGSHKGFINVDHTFFQKDYGDIFPPQRYIYELLGSTKVTPELVSQISDLHAQGHQFALSEFVFEDWYIKMFSPLFKYASYVKIDLRKNSMMRVKQLAGNLKQKLKCKLVAEKVETRDEFSTCASIGFDYFQGYYFAQPQIVKMESLDPSLTKVLEIIGMLNANDTEMEEIIRAFAQAPELEILLVNFLNSGAFGLRQGIRSIRHALTLLGRKKVVSWLMVMAGSMGPTHKRHPALITALVRARTMEILIEAFDDGKYRNTADSGFFVGMLSLVDVLLHAPKEEILRNIKAHDKIQQAVLKYEGTMGQMLEAIIAHEQDDVPKACEIVENLLIPFSVFSEATLQAYVWADSLLSDGQ